CTGTTCATCGCCAAATCCCGGATAGGGAACCTCAAGAGAGAGGAGCTGTTTCACGTTCCCAAGAGGCTCCTGACGGTCACGGGGATAGCGTACTTCATCTCAGCCGGGCTGATATACCTCTACGGGATAAACAGCCTGGCCGACTTCACGGGCGGACAGTACCTCAACGCTACCATACTTATAAGCACCTTCGCCGTGATAGGTGCGATAACCGTTGACATGGTGAAGTGAATGAGGCTCGTAACTGGAAAAAGGTGGGAAGCGTTCGCAGATGAAAAATCACTGCTCTTCCCGGAATACCGGAAGAACCGCGATGAACTCATCGACTTCGTTGATTCCCTGAAGGGGGAAGAAACCGTGGTCACGGCGAGCCTTGAGCTTGCCGATTTAATCGCCTGGAAGTTCAGGCGGGGCGAGGAGAACGTTCTCGTGTACTCCGACACCGGAAAGAGCCTCACTCTCAAGGAGGTCTATGAGCTGAGGAAATACCTCGACTTCGACATCCGCGGCGGCTTCTCCGGGGGAAAGGCCGGGGCAAGCGTCCTGTTTGTTGAGGGCAAAACCGACGCCAAGTTCTTCAAGGCGGTCTTCAAGAAGCTCTTTGAGTTCAAGGAGAGCCGGGAAGCCCCCTACAGCCTGAGGTTCATCGAGCGCGTCTTTGAGAGGGACAACTTCGACCTGCTCAAGCGGGAGGAGGACGACTACTACCTCGCGGTGATCCCGAGTGAGGGCAACTCCGGCGTTATAAGGAACCTCGGCAACATCCTCAGGGCGATGGATACCTTCAACTTCCCGGTTGGGAAAATCGGAGTCGCCATCGATATCGACGAGGACAGGGAGAGCGCCCTCGCCTCGATAGCCGGGAAACTCTCGGGATTCAAACACGAGAGAACGCGCCTCGGCTATAAAGTTGGAGAAACCGAGGTAATACCGCTGGTAATAGGCCTGCCCTTTGAGGACGAGACGATAGAGTGGAAGAAGCCAACGGTTGAAGACCTCATGCTCCACCTCATAGCGAGGGAGGGACTGCTCGAGAGGATAAAGCCCGGCCTGAGGGCCCTCAACGGGAGCCTCGGGAGAAAGCTCAAGCCCAAAGAGGTTATGTACCTCGCCCTTTCCGCCTACGGCCACTGGGGCAACCTTGAGGGCTTTTACGAGCTCTTCGTCATGCGCTCCCGGTTCAGAAACCTCAAAGCAGTCCTCAGAGAGGCAGGACTCATGGAAGGCCTTGCCTACCTGGCCGGAAGGGAATTGGAGAGGAGGCGTTGAGTTTTTATTCCCCCGCTCCTAACCCAATCCGGTGGTGAAGGTGAAGCTCGCTTCATTCGACGTCTGGAACACCCTCATGGACATAAACATCATGCTCGACGCCATGGCGGTTGAACTTTCCAAGCTCATGGGGACGTGCCTGATAGACGTCGTCGAGGGGATGATGCTCACCCGCGAGAGGATAAAACGGATGAGGGCTAAAACCGCAGGGAACCCAGCCAGGGCCCTCGAAGAGAGCCAGGAGATGCTCGCGGAGCTCCTTGGGATAGAGGTGGAGCTCGTCAAGAGGGCCGCCGCCAGGGCAGTTCTGAAGGTAGATGAGGATATAGTCCTCCCCGGGGCAAAGGAAGCTCTGGAAGGCGTCAAGAGAAAGGGCCTGAAGGTCACCGTAACGGGCAACGTGATGTTCTGGCCGGGCTCCTACACGAGGCTCCTGCTCGAAAGGTTCGGCCTGATGGATCACATCGACAAGACCTTCTTCGCGGACGAGGTTCTCGCCTACAAGCCGATGCCGGAGATGTTCAGAAAACCGCTGGAGGTCTTTGGAATCGAGCCGGGCGAGGCAATCCACATCGGCGATACCTACGCAGAGGATTTTGAGGGCGCACTGAGTGCCGGCATGTGGGCCGTCTGGATAAATCCGGAGGCAGAGGAGGTCAGAAGAATCCACGGGAGGGGCTTTGAGGTTCCTGCTGTGGAGGGGATTTTGGAGGTGCTGGAGAGGATAGAAAGGGAGGACTAACAAAGAAGCTTGCCTTCATTTCTTCCCCTTCGGCTGTAGCCACGCCCCCAGCCCGACCTGCCGCGTCTTCTGGTAGCGCAAGTCCTCCTTCTTGTAGCCGAAGGCCTTGAGGATTCTCTCCACCGCCGGCAGAACCTGGTTCTCGATGTAATAGTCTGCATCGTACCTGTGCTTGGTCGGGTCGAACTCGTCAAATGGAATGGCCCTGTCCCCTATCCTGCCGGAGCCCCTGAGGACGATGTAGCTGATAACCGTGCCGGGACGGATTTTAATCCCCTTCGCGGCGAGGCGCTTCGCTATGGCCACGTGCGGGCCTGTCGCCTTGTAGTCCTTCAGCTCCCTGGTTATCTGCTCGTGGATGACGAGCTTCTCGGGCGGAACCTCGTACTTGCTCAGCTTTTCCGTCACTTCCTTGACAATCCTCACGGCCTCCTCGACGTCACCGTGCCTCAGTATCGCCTCAAGAACCCTCGCCTGGGTCTCCTTCGCTATCTCGCTCCAGTCGCGCCGGACGATCTCAAGCCCGCGCGTGGTTATCTTGCCCTCTTCATCGATTACGGCGTACTTCTTCTTGGTCACGAAGAAGCCGCGCCTGTAGAAGCCCTCGTACTCGAGTTCGAGCAGACCGGGCAGCTTGGGGTTAATGTAGTTAAGGAACTCCCTGGCCTTCTTTTT
The Thermococcus sp. genome window above contains:
- a CDS encoding DUF3226 domain-containing protein; the encoded protein is MRLVTGKRWEAFADEKSLLFPEYRKNRDELIDFVDSLKGEETVVTASLELADLIAWKFRRGEENVLVYSDTGKSLTLKEVYELRKYLDFDIRGGFSGGKAGASVLFVEGKTDAKFFKAVFKKLFEFKESREAPYSLRFIERVFERDNFDLLKREEDDYYLAVIPSEGNSGVIRNLGNILRAMDTFNFPVGKIGVAIDIDEDRESALASIAGKLSGFKHERTRLGYKVGETEVIPLVIGLPFEDETIEWKKPTVEDLMLHLIAREGLLERIKPGLRALNGSLGRKLKPKEVMYLALSAYGHWGNLEGFYELFVMRSRFRNLKAVLREAGLMEGLAYLAGRELERRR
- a CDS encoding HAD family hydrolase yields the protein MKLASFDVWNTLMDINIMLDAMAVELSKLMGTCLIDVVEGMMLTRERIKRMRAKTAGNPARALEESQEMLAELLGIEVELVKRAAARAVLKVDEDIVLPGAKEALEGVKRKGLKVTVTGNVMFWPGSYTRLLLERFGLMDHIDKTFFADEVLAYKPMPEMFRKPLEVFGIEPGEAIHIGDTYAEDFEGALSAGMWAVWINPEAEEVRRIHGRGFEVPAVEGILEVLERIERED